A segment of the Oscillospiraceae bacterium genome:
TCAACCGTTGTGCCAGCCAAATAAGCTGCTTCCAGCGCGTCGCGAGCTGTATCCGTAACTGCCATCAATGTGGTTAACGAAAACTCAATGACCACTTCTGACAGCGAATTGACGTTGCCGTCTTTTGTGATGGTTGAATTAGCGTCACGACTGCTTGATTTCTCGTGGTTGGTTTGAAATGCCATGCGGAACGCATCGCCGGGGGTGCCATTTGCCGGTAGTGGTCGCATAAACAAAACGCGATCCGCACCTCTTACTACATTTGCCATTGTGTAACTCCTTTTTAAAATGAAAATTTTTCTTACCACAGCCGAATCCTCGTCATGCGAGCCACGCTTGTATAAATTATGTGCGCGAAATGCGCTGTTTTCGTGTGCGTAGACGACCGATTGACTGTGGTTTTGTCTCACCGTTGTTTAACGTCTAATGGTTCGGAAACGACGTATGTTAAACCACCGCGGATGGTTAGCTGGGGAAGAGAGATGAAAATAATTCTCTGTTGCTTAACGTTTTATAGCCAGGCAAGTGACGTGAAAACCCTCTCATATAGTTGGACACTTAGAAGCAAAAAAGGAAGCTTGACATCAAAAGTTTTTCAAATTTTGCTTTATTGCCTCTTTTGCGAGTGCAATGCTATACCTTACGGCGCGATCCGTACAGCCCTCAATCACAGCTATTTTCTCGCTGGTAAGCCCAACATCATGATGAAGTATAAATCGTCGCTTTTGCACTTCGGATAATTCATCCACCGCTTGTGCAAATAATTCAGTGTACAATGCATCTAATACAGTATCCTCTATGCTTTGCGGCTTATGTAGAGCACGGTTATAAAGTTCTTCGTCTTGTAAGTCGAGTTGCTCTAGCCGCCGCCTGCCCCAACGAGCAAAAGAGTTATCTTGTCGTTGAGAATCTTCAAGTGTCGTGTAAACCGCTTCTGATACCTCAATATTCTGCAGAATATTTTCGCCGTTTATAAAGCTGACGCAAAACCGTGTGATACCCTCAATCAATTCGGTTTTGAGAATGTAGTCATTTTTGTTGTCGAACATAGTTGTTACTCCAATCTAATTTTTTGATTAAAAAAATAGATTGAAGTTGGCGGCCCGCGTATGGGGCAATATATACGCTCTTCCATAATTGCCTTTCTGCTTTTTTGCTGGAAAGGCAAAAAAGAGCCTTACATGTAGCTAAAAAAGCTACTTGTAAGGCTCCTACCGCAGACCCCTCAACATCTATGGCGAGGGCAACCCCGAATTCACAGCCGGGTGAGTGGTGCGCTTGACTAAGTATGTATCGTTAATTTCACTATGTTACAGATATGCCAATCTGCTTTCCGCACTTGTGGCATTTGATAAAAATCTTTGCCAGATGATATTGTGGCGGTGGATGGGTATATACGGTTCCTCTCTTATTCACTGCGACATTGACAAGTTTTCCTCTTCCGCAAATAGGGCAAAATACACTTCGTTGCTTTTGTTCAACCATAAAAATAATCTCCAAATCAAAAAATGTTCGCTAACTTGTAAGTGCTTAGGGCAAAGTATACACATATTCAGTTCAAATTTAAGCTCATGAAATCGGATTTTCATAGCTTGCTTTGATACTTCAATTATATTAGCAAGTGCTGCAATCACATCCTTCACCAACTTATTCCCCGGGGTGTACTCTGGTAAATCAAAGCTCACAGTATTTCGGATGCAACAATTAAAGCGTACGTGCCGGTTTAATTGTTGTTAAAAACTAATTGCTTTTGTAATTCTTGGTGAAATCTTTTGAGATACAGGCCTCGCATCTTTTTTTCATATCGCATAGATATACTATCGTGAGGTGTTCCATGAAATTGCCGGACACTTATGTGTGCATGCATTTTGTTGAGGTTTTTTGATGAAGAAATTCGTCGAATGGCGTCATGTCATTTTCCATTTTTCGACTCCTTTCACGCATGGTATTCATATTATAGCGAACGAACGAACGTTTGTCAATAGGAAAAATACAAAATATTTGAATGATGAATATGTCATTGCTGATGATGGGCAGCGCACATTAAAAAAGTCCTCCGCAATCGCGGAGGACTTTCTTCGTTTTATACGACACCGATATCTCGCCGTCGATAACCTATAAAGCCTAGTGTTGTTAAACTCAACGCAACGGCAAGCATTACGATAACCGTTGTCCAGTTAATCGTTTCCATCGGTAATTGTGGGAGCATACCATGGGGCGAAAGGTTGCCTAACCACGTTAAGCCTTGCATATTGCCAAACATTGCGCCAAAAAAACTGACACCAAACGCAGCCCAAATAAGCCCTGTCAACTTTGGAGCAACTCCAATCAAAAATAACGCCAGTCCTAAAAATGCCCATTGTGCCGGCAAGTACGCTAAGTTGGCTTCGATCAACCCTCTCAACGGCAAGTCGGCGGGGCTGTTAAGCAGTTGTGACGCTACGACGTAGAGCG
Coding sequences within it:
- a CDS encoding phage major tail protein, TP901-1 family; its protein translation is MANVVRGADRVLFMRPLPANGTPGDAFRMAFQTNHEKSSSRDANSTITKDGNVNSLSEVVIEFSLTTLMAVTDTARDALEAAYLAGTTVEFWDVNKTGVDAAAGGQCPAMRYEGFITEWNESAGAEDSVEISLSTAIDGVGTSRQVTLAAGGLSITPIPTP